The Virgibacillus sp. MSP4-1 genome has a segment encoding these proteins:
- the ytfJ gene encoding GerW family sporulation protein, producing MAEHPIQGLMTTAMENLKEMVDVNTIIGDPIQTPDGKTVILPVSKVGFGFAAGGSEFNAQSSSQSDSDDESDSESSSGGSNSGSLPFGGGSGGGVSITPIAFVIVNENGAQMVHLDQQTHLYERILDLAPQAVDKIQSLLKSQLGSSDGDKKQGDKNKQQNSNQKGEEDKQKKGDDDKQKEEEKKQGEEAKSKEDGGRNTPPDTL from the coding sequence ATGGCGGAACATCCAATTCAGGGACTCATGACAACTGCTATGGAAAATTTAAAAGAGATGGTCGATGTCAATACCATTATTGGCGACCCGATTCAAACTCCGGACGGGAAGACAGTCATTCTACCTGTTTCAAAAGTAGGTTTTGGATTTGCGGCGGGTGGCAGTGAATTTAATGCACAGTCATCTTCTCAATCAGACTCTGATGACGAGAGTGATAGTGAGAGTAGCAGCGGTGGAAGCAATAGTGGCAGCCTTCCTTTTGGGGGTGGAAGTGGTGGAGGTGTTTCAATCACTCCAATCGCCTTTGTCATTGTAAATGAAAATGGTGCACAAATGGTTCATTTAGATCAACAGACACATCTTTATGAACGTATTCTTGATTTAGCACCTCAAGCTGTTGATAAAATTCAGAGTTTGTTAAAGTCTCAATTAGGCAGCTCTGATGGTGATAAAAAACAGGGTGACAAAAACAAGCAACAGAACAGCAACCAGAAAGGAGAAGAGGATAAGCAAAAAAAGGGAGATGACGATAAACAAAAAGAGGAGGAAAAGAAACAAGGAGAAGAGGCGAAAAGCAAGGAGGACGGAGGCAGGAATACCCCGCCAGATACGTTATAA
- a CDS encoding alpha/beta-type small acid-soluble spore protein: protein MANNNSQNSNQLVVPGAEQALNQMKTEIAQEFGVQLGADTTSRGNGSVGGEITKRLVSVAQQQFSGQQPQ from the coding sequence ATGGCAAATAACAATAGCCAAAATTCAAACCAACTTGTTGTACCTGGCGCTGAACAAGCACTTAACCAGATGAAAACAGAAATTGCACAGGAATTTGGTGTACAGCTTGGGGCTGATACAACCTCTCGTGGCAATGGTTCTGTAGGTGGTGAAATCACAAAGCGCCTTGTAAGTGTAGCTCAACAGCAATTTAGCGGACAACAACCACAATAA
- a CDS encoding amidohydrolase, which translates to MGKLWFGGTIYTMHGPGETVEAVFTQQGQIVDTGTKEYLENLYKSQITDKHNLKGHVMYPGFTDSHLHIIGHGERLLQLDLAYAKSPEEVLELIQRKSEELPEEQWLIGEGFNENSWNDSRIIHRYELDEICPDRPVMLTRICRHAIIANTKAMEIAGITAQTPEPDGGIIDRDQQGELTGFFKDTAQELIKSHIPEVTTGYLEKAIHAAVEDLVRHGIVGGHSEDLNYYGGFKRTYDSFARTIDGERHKFRANLLVHNGVIEEMDENHLSFSQGTDWIELGAMKIFADGAFGGRTAWLSEPYADQSDEYGVQIYSEEHMKQLMKKAREREMPVAVHAIGDQAVEMVMDMIEQFPPSEGVRDRIIHAQLVNPALIERMSALNIIVDIQPTFVASDFPWVLERIGEERMPYAYPWKSFLEAGIACAGGSDAPIEEIDPLKGISAAVNRISTLNGQVYGEQQCLTPFEAVSLYTTGAAYAIGKENEQGKIEPGFTADFTVLDKDLFSINSKEIPNAKVQQTIIDETVVYERRE; encoded by the coding sequence ATGGGAAAGTTATGGTTTGGTGGTACCATTTACACCATGCATGGTCCAGGTGAAACCGTTGAGGCCGTTTTCACACAGCAAGGTCAAATTGTGGATACAGGGACAAAAGAATACCTGGAAAACCTTTATAAAAGTCAGATAACTGACAAGCATAACTTAAAAGGTCATGTCATGTATCCGGGTTTTACAGACAGTCATCTTCATATTATTGGACATGGTGAACGATTGCTTCAGCTGGATTTAGCATATGCAAAGTCACCTGAAGAGGTCCTGGAATTAATACAGAGAAAATCTGAGGAACTTCCTGAAGAGCAGTGGTTAATTGGTGAGGGTTTTAATGAAAACAGTTGGAACGATTCCAGAATCATACACCGATATGAATTGGATGAAATCTGCCCGGATCGGCCGGTTATGCTGACAAGAATTTGCCGACATGCGATTATTGCAAATACGAAAGCGATGGAGATAGCCGGTATTACCGCGCAAACTCCGGAACCGGATGGTGGCATCATTGATCGTGATCAGCAGGGAGAACTGACTGGATTTTTTAAGGACACGGCCCAGGAGTTAATAAAAAGCCATATTCCTGAAGTAACGACAGGGTACCTGGAAAAAGCCATTCACGCAGCAGTAGAAGATCTGGTGAGGCATGGAATTGTTGGCGGCCATAGCGAGGATTTGAATTATTACGGAGGCTTCAAACGAACCTATGATTCATTTGCCAGAACCATTGATGGAGAAAGACACAAGTTTCGGGCAAATTTACTAGTACATAATGGGGTTATTGAAGAAATGGATGAAAATCATTTAAGTTTTAGCCAGGGGACAGACTGGATTGAATTGGGAGCCATGAAGATATTTGCTGATGGGGCATTTGGCGGGAGAACGGCCTGGCTGTCAGAGCCATATGCTGATCAGTCCGATGAATATGGGGTTCAAATCTACTCCGAGGAACATATGAAACAGCTGATGAAAAAAGCAAGAGAACGGGAAATGCCGGTGGCGGTCCATGCCATTGGTGATCAGGCGGTTGAAATGGTTATGGACATGATTGAACAGTTCCCGCCTTCTGAAGGAGTCCGTGATCGTATTATCCATGCTCAGTTAGTCAATCCTGCATTAATCGAGCGAATGTCAGCCTTAAATATCATTGTAGATATTCAGCCAACTTTTGTTGCATCAGACTTTCCGTGGGTTCTGGAGAGAATTGGTGAAGAACGAATGCCTTATGCATACCCATGGAAATCTTTTTTAGAAGCAGGAATCGCCTGTGCAGGAGGCTCCGATGCACCGATTGAAGAAATTGACCCTCTAAAGGGGATTTCTGCGGCGGTAAACCGGATTTCCACATTAAATGGACAGGTTTATGGTGAACAGCAATGCTTAACTCCATTTGAAGCAGTATCCTTATATACCACAGGAGCCGCATATGCCATTGGAAAGGAAAATGAGCAGGGAAAGATTGAGCCTGGTTTTACGGCAGATTTTACAGTTCTGGATAAGGATCTGTTCTCTATTAATTCGAAGGAAATTCCAAACGCCAAGGTTCAGCAGACCATCATAGATGAAACCGTCGTCTATGAACGGCGTGAATAA
- the thiI gene encoding tRNA uracil 4-sulfurtransferase ThiI: MQYDHIVIRYGELSLKGKNKKQFISQLRENLKQKLRPFSNIKLFQTRDRMYIKLNGQEHEPVIEKCQEVFGIQSLNLAIRVENSIDHIKEGALWALKEEKQAKTFKITTKRPNKNFEVSSQEMNQILGGHLLSNTDNLTVDVHNPDVEIRVEIRHDAAYIMAGKIPASGGLPVGTTGKSLLLLSGGIDSPVAGYLAMKRGVQVEAIHFHSPPYTSDRAKQKVLDLAKELTKFGHEIRVHVVPFTELQQKIFREVPENYGMTVMRRQMMRVSERLAERENILSLTTGESLGQVASQTMESMNAINEVTNYPVIRPLVTMDKVDIIDISRRIGTYETSILPYEDCCTIFVPKQPKTRPSREKIHQFEDHVDFTPEIDKALAGIETITLTEHDQTKSEFEDLL, from the coding sequence ATGCAATATGATCATATCGTCATCCGTTATGGCGAATTATCCTTGAAAGGCAAAAACAAAAAGCAATTTATTAGCCAGCTTAGAGAAAATCTAAAGCAAAAGCTGAGGCCTTTTTCCAATATAAAACTGTTTCAGACACGTGACCGAATGTATATAAAGTTAAACGGGCAGGAACACGAGCCTGTGATTGAGAAGTGCCAGGAAGTTTTTGGTATTCAGTCCCTAAACCTGGCCATTCGGGTCGAAAACTCCATAGACCACATAAAAGAAGGTGCCTTGTGGGCTCTTAAGGAAGAAAAACAGGCAAAAACCTTTAAAATTACAACCAAACGTCCCAATAAAAATTTTGAAGTTTCTTCACAGGAAATGAATCAGATTCTGGGAGGTCATCTTTTATCCAATACAGATAACCTTACCGTTGATGTTCATAACCCGGATGTTGAAATACGTGTGGAAATTCGGCACGACGCTGCGTATATTATGGCTGGAAAAATTCCTGCTTCAGGCGGGCTACCAGTAGGCACAACAGGTAAGTCTCTTTTGCTGCTTTCAGGAGGAATTGACAGCCCTGTAGCGGGATATCTTGCGATGAAACGAGGCGTACAAGTGGAGGCTATTCATTTTCATTCTCCACCTTATACCAGTGACCGGGCCAAACAAAAGGTATTGGATCTGGCTAAGGAATTAACAAAGTTTGGCCATGAAATTCGTGTACATGTCGTACCGTTTACAGAACTTCAGCAAAAAATATTCCGAGAAGTTCCAGAAAATTACGGGATGACCGTTATGAGAAGGCAAATGATGAGGGTCAGTGAGCGACTGGCCGAGAGGGAAAACATTCTTTCATTAACAACAGGGGAAAGCCTGGGTCAGGTTGCCAGTCAGACGATGGAAAGCATGAATGCGATTAATGAAGTGACCAATTATCCGGTTATCAGGCCGCTGGTAACCATGGACAAAGTGGATATTATTGATATCTCCAGAAGGATTGGAACCTATGAAACGTCGATCCTCCCTTATGAAGATTGCTGTACCATTTTTGTTCCTAAACAGCCAAAAACAAGACCAAGCCGGGAGAAGATTCATCAGTTCGAGGATCATGTGGATTTCACTCCGGAGATTGATAAGGCGTTAGCTGGTATAGAGACCATTACATTAACTGAACACGACCAAACAAAATCAGAGTTTGAAGATTTATTATAA
- a CDS encoding DUF2953 domain-containing protein: MNWWILILIILAVLALFMILLLCTRLYISISYIHEKDKDLLTIQLQFWRFIRIHRQMSIDDVKEQPASFQKWNQDEKGNGEQSNVFHRFQKLKNQLEFIRQAFPIAKEFIQKIRITEFYWSTHIGIEKDAAITGVISGLLWSIKGSLTGLMYQNMNVLTQPQINIQPNFQRDLINTHLQCMLSFRIGQAMYAILQIARYQNQSEQTKE; the protein is encoded by the coding sequence GTGAACTGGTGGATACTGATCCTGATTATCCTGGCTGTATTGGCTTTATTTATGATTTTATTATTATGTACAAGGCTTTACATTTCAATTAGCTACATTCATGAGAAGGACAAAGACCTTTTAACGATACAGCTGCAATTCTGGAGGTTCATCCGTATTCACCGTCAGATGTCTATTGATGATGTGAAGGAACAGCCTGCTTCGTTTCAGAAATGGAATCAGGATGAAAAGGGAAATGGAGAACAAAGTAATGTATTTCATCGTTTTCAGAAATTGAAGAACCAACTTGAATTCATTAGGCAGGCTTTTCCCATTGCCAAAGAGTTTATTCAGAAAATCAGGATAACCGAATTTTACTGGAGTACTCATATAGGCATTGAAAAAGACGCTGCCATAACAGGGGTGATTTCGGGGCTTTTATGGAGTATAAAAGGCAGTTTAACCGGTTTAATGTATCAGAATATGAACGTATTAACCCAACCGCAAATTAACATTCAGCCGAATTTTCAAAGGGATTTAATCAATACTCACCTGCAATGCATGCTTTCCTTCAGAATTGGGCAAGCTATGTACGCCATACTGCAAATTGCCCGGTATCAAAATCAGAGTGAACAAACGAAGGAATAG
- a CDS encoding NAD kinase translates to MDTRKNIYLFYAKDRTVEEKLRPFIQIAEENGFKFVKNSMDANIIISVGGDGAFLQAVRQTGFRQDCLYMGIKNEDEAGLYCDFDLNSFDEMVHIMMNEDLEVRRFPILNVSVNNNESQFYCLNELSIRSSIIKSFVLDVFIDHQFFETFRGDGLIVSTPTGSTGYNKSSNGAVMDPKLQGFQVTELASLNNNRYRTLGSSFILSGDRTLRFEIIQDGNDYPIIGLDNEAYSIRNIKTLDMSLSKKHIKTIKLKNNTFWDRVKRTFL, encoded by the coding sequence ATGGATACACGAAAAAATATTTATTTATTTTATGCAAAGGACAGAACAGTGGAAGAAAAACTGAGACCCTTCATTCAGATTGCAGAAGAAAATGGATTTAAATTTGTCAAAAACTCGATGGATGCGAATATAATCATAAGTGTTGGCGGGGATGGGGCATTCTTACAAGCTGTTCGTCAAACCGGGTTTCGTCAGGATTGTTTGTACATGGGCATTAAAAATGAGGATGAAGCAGGACTTTACTGTGATTTTGATTTAAATTCTTTTGATGAAATGGTACATATTATGATGAACGAGGATTTGGAGGTACGGAGATTCCCGATTCTGAACGTATCCGTAAATAATAATGAGTCGCAGTTTTATTGTTTAAACGAATTAAGCATTCGTTCTTCCATTATAAAATCTTTTGTTCTGGACGTATTTATTGATCATCAATTCTTTGAAACATTTCGTGGAGATGGCTTAATTGTTTCTACCCCAACAGGCAGTACAGGCTATAACAAATCCTCGAATGGAGCAGTTATGGATCCTAAGCTTCAGGGCTTTCAAGTCACAGAACTCGCTTCACTGAACAACAATCGTTACCGAACTTTAGGTTCCTCCTTTATTCTTAGTGGAGACCGGACCTTACGTTTTGAAATTATCCAGGACGGAAATGATTACCCGATTATCGGTCTGGACAATGAAGCCTATTCCATTCGCAACATTAAAACCCTGGACATGTCCCTGAGTAAGAAACACATAAAGACCATCAAGCTAAAAAACAACACCTTCTGGGATCGAGTGAAACGAACGTTTCTGTAA
- a CDS encoding cysteine desulfurase family protein, with protein MIYLDNSATTSPYPEVLESFRKVSEAYYGNPSSIHQFGGEAEKLLKTSKKQAADLLKINEQELFFTSGGTESNNTAIKGIALKHQNRGRHIITSRVEHPSVLEACAALESLGFRVTYLSVNHEGRIDLDELKRAIDDETILISIMHVNNELGTIQPIKEIADLAAQYPKLFFHVDHVQGLGKIPLDLSHPGIDLCSMSSHKIHGLKGTGALYIQKGTTLFPLLHGGGQESSQRPGTENLAGIVAMVKAMRLTMEKQRHSYHHLEKLSAIIRTALHQDHRIVINSPEDGAPHILNFSIPNFKPEVVIHALGKENIFISTKSACSSKHSDESAVLAACGWGEDRSHFGLRISLSYQNTEEEVREFCKTFIHVLDQLNHVMG; from the coding sequence ATGATTTATTTAGATAATAGTGCGACAACAAGCCCTTATCCTGAAGTGCTGGAAAGTTTCAGAAAGGTTTCAGAAGCTTACTATGGGAACCCGTCTTCCATTCACCAATTTGGGGGAGAAGCGGAAAAGCTGCTGAAAACATCTAAAAAACAGGCAGCCGACCTTTTAAAAATAAATGAGCAGGAACTGTTTTTTACCTCCGGAGGTACAGAAAGTAATAATACGGCCATAAAAGGAATTGCGCTCAAGCATCAGAACCGTGGCCGCCATATTATTACTTCCCGGGTGGAGCACCCTTCCGTCCTGGAGGCTTGCGCAGCATTGGAATCATTGGGCTTTCGTGTCACGTATCTATCTGTAAATCATGAGGGCAGGATAGATCTGGATGAACTGAAAAGAGCAATAGATGATGAAACGATTTTAATTTCAATCATGCATGTAAACAATGAATTGGGTACTATTCAGCCGATTAAGGAAATTGCAGATTTGGCTGCTCAGTATCCTAAACTGTTTTTCCATGTTGATCATGTGCAGGGGTTAGGAAAGATTCCGCTTGACCTGTCCCATCCCGGAATTGACTTATGTTCCATGTCCAGCCATAAAATTCATGGTTTAAAAGGGACTGGGGCACTATATATTCAAAAAGGAACGACACTTTTTCCGTTATTACATGGAGGAGGCCAGGAATCCTCCCAACGTCCAGGTACTGAAAACCTGGCGGGTATAGTGGCCATGGTAAAAGCCATGAGATTAACCATGGAAAAGCAAAGGCATTCATATCACCATCTTGAGAAATTGTCAGCTATCATTCGCACGGCTTTACATCAGGATCATCGAATTGTGATTAATTCCCCTGAGGATGGAGCGCCGCATATTTTAAACTTTTCGATACCCAATTTTAAACCTGAAGTAGTGATCCATGCTTTGGGAAAGGAAAATATATTTATATCCACAAAGTCCGCCTGTTCTTCAAAGCATTCCGATGAAAGTGCAGTCCTGGCTGCATGTGGATGGGGAGAGGACCGTTCTCATTTCGGATTAAGAATCAGCCTGTCCTATCAAAATACGGAAGAAGAAGTCCGTGAATTTTGTAAAACATTTATTCATGTTTTGGATCAATTAAATCATGTAATGGGGTAG